A single window of Intrasporangium calvum DSM 43043 DNA harbors:
- the glpK gene encoding glycerol kinase GlpK, which yields MDYVVAIDQGTTSTRAMVFDRAGSIVAMDQREHRQIFPRAGWVEHDPLEVWENTRAVVGGALGKANLDAKRIVAVGITNQRETTVVWDRATGRPVHNAIVWQDTRTQAICDELAGAVGPDRFAERTGLPLATYFAGPKIRWILDHVDGARDRAEGGELLAGTMDTWILWNLTGGPDGGVHVTDVTNASRTLLMDLRTLAWDEAIAAEMRVPVAMLPEIRSSSETYGTCQPGILLDVPVAGILGDQQAATFGQACLEPGMAKNTYGTGNFMLLNTGEEIVPSANGLLTTVCYRLGSAAPVYALEGSIAVTGSLVQWLRDNLGLIRDAAEVETLAASVDDNGGAYFVPAFSGLFAPHWRPDARGALVGLTRFVNRGHLARAALEATAFQTREVLDAMNADSGVPLTELRVDGGMVVNDTLMQFQADLLGVDVVRPRVAETTALGAAYAAGLAVGYWSGPSEVTANWGEDRRWSPSMDPAERARLYRNWKKAVQRTLDWVDADTP from the coding sequence ATGGACTACGTCGTCGCGATCGACCAGGGGACCACGAGCACGCGGGCCATGGTGTTCGACCGTGCCGGAAGCATCGTCGCGATGGACCAGCGCGAGCACCGTCAGATCTTCCCCCGGGCCGGCTGGGTCGAGCACGACCCCCTCGAGGTGTGGGAGAACACGCGGGCCGTCGTCGGGGGCGCCCTCGGCAAGGCGAACCTCGACGCGAAGCGCATCGTCGCGGTCGGCATCACCAACCAGCGCGAGACGACCGTCGTCTGGGACCGCGCCACCGGGCGGCCCGTCCACAACGCGATCGTGTGGCAGGACACGAGGACCCAGGCGATCTGTGACGAGCTCGCCGGCGCGGTCGGGCCCGACCGCTTCGCGGAGCGGACCGGGTTGCCGCTCGCGACGTACTTCGCCGGGCCCAAGATCCGCTGGATCCTCGACCACGTCGACGGCGCCCGGGACCGCGCGGAGGGGGGCGAGCTGCTCGCGGGGACGATGGACACCTGGATCCTGTGGAACCTCACCGGCGGTCCCGACGGCGGCGTCCACGTCACCGACGTGACCAACGCGAGCCGCACGCTCCTCATGGACCTGCGGACGCTCGCCTGGGACGAGGCGATCGCCGCGGAGATGCGGGTGCCCGTCGCGATGCTCCCGGAGATCCGCTCGTCGTCGGAGACGTACGGCACCTGCCAGCCGGGCATCCTGCTCGACGTGCCGGTGGCGGGGATCCTCGGCGACCAGCAGGCGGCGACCTTCGGCCAGGCGTGCCTCGAGCCCGGAATGGCCAAGAACACCTACGGCACCGGCAACTTCATGCTCCTCAACACGGGGGAGGAGATCGTGCCGTCGGCGAACGGGCTGCTGACGACGGTCTGCTACCGGCTCGGCTCGGCTGCGCCCGTCTACGCCCTCGAGGGCTCGATCGCGGTCACCGGGTCACTCGTCCAGTGGCTCCGTGACAACCTCGGCCTCATCCGCGACGCGGCCGAGGTGGAGACGCTGGCGGCATCGGTCGACGACAACGGCGGCGCCTACTTCGTCCCCGCGTTCTCGGGGCTCTTCGCGCCGCACTGGCGGCCGGACGCGCGGGGCGCGCTCGTGGGGCTGACCCGCTTCGTCAACAGGGGCCACCTCGCGCGGGCGGCCCTGGAGGCGACCGCGTTCCAGACCCGCGAGGTGCTGGACGCGATGAACGCGGACTCAGGCGTCCCGCTGACCGAGCTGCGGGTCGACGGCGGGATGGTCGTCAACGACACCCTCATGCAGTTCCAGGCCGACCTGCTCGGCGTCGACGTGGTCCGCCCGAGGGTGGCCGAGACGACGGCTCTCGGGGCGGCGTATGCCGCTGGGCTGGCGGTCGGGTACTGGTCGGGTCCCAGCGAGGTGACCGCCAACTGGGGCGAGGACCGGCGCTGGTCGCCGTCGATGGACCCGGCCGAGCGCGCGCGCCTCTACCGCAACTGGAAGAAGGCCGTGCAGCGCACCCTCGACTGGGTCGACGCCGACACCCCCTGA
- a CDS encoding immune inhibitor A domain-containing protein, translated as MNRLVRRALPLGVVLAVTAVAPVYAAGVTGPTGPGGTSGAAAGAAQGPNGESRSGPQRTDNRMDPLTSNQLELKQKALEARLSGKAKGKAYEAAKGQYVQLQREGEGALWTVLGEFDDLEHNQIPEPDRAVNNTTMWRTDFDRQSYVDLLFDDSKGANSMRNFYIEQSSNRYTVHGDVTDWIQVPGEAASYDDDIDNPAGGNAVWYFLEDSVNGWYDAQVAAGKTPAEINEYLSQFDVWDRYDYDGDGNFDEPDGYIDTFQSVHAGEGNEAGGGVLGDAAIWSHSWYAFYGDIGVTGPANNKLGGIQIGDSDIWVGKYTIQPENGGVGVFTHEYGHDLGLPDLYDTSGGENGTGFWTLMSSGSWMGDGTEDIGSKSSHMGAWEKFQLGWLNYEVARAGARSAHRMGPMEFNTRQAQGLFVVLPTKAVTEQIAEPYAGEKFYFSGSANNLNNKMYRTFTLPAGASLSAMVNYGIEEGYDYASVIVSTDGGTTWATVPTNLSNSSVKAGGIDGFSDGWVELTADLSAYSGDVLLGFGYNSDGGVNEAGFMVDEINVTGSPIDGAEADAGWTFNGFRITTGTESKEYSQYYVAEYRTYRGYDSTLKTGPYYFGYPDMPDYVDHFAYQDGLLINLWDTSQPDNNVSEHPGQGLLLPIDAHYQALYRVDNDVWRNRIQTYDATFTLAPTDGIPNIHHGGVLSPVSSLPAVPVFDDRTTYYDPANPGGSVMNPNTGTQIRIVKINPTGFMQVEVRPAK; from the coding sequence ATGAATCGACTCGTTCGCCGGGCACTGCCGCTCGGCGTCGTGTTGGCCGTCACTGCCGTCGCCCCCGTCTACGCCGCAGGCGTCACCGGTCCCACGGGCCCGGGTGGCACGTCCGGCGCGGCCGCGGGTGCGGCGCAGGGCCCCAACGGAGAGAGCCGGTCCGGACCCCAGCGGACCGACAACCGGATGGACCCGCTCACGAGCAACCAGCTCGAGCTGAAGCAGAAGGCCTTGGAGGCCAGGCTCAGCGGGAAGGCCAAGGGCAAGGCCTACGAGGCCGCCAAGGGCCAGTACGTCCAGCTTCAGCGCGAGGGTGAAGGCGCCCTCTGGACCGTGCTCGGCGAGTTCGACGACCTGGAGCACAACCAGATCCCCGAGCCGGACCGCGCTGTCAACAACACGACGATGTGGCGGACAGACTTCGACCGACAGTCCTACGTGGACCTGCTGTTCGACGACTCCAAGGGTGCCAACTCGATGCGCAACTTCTACATCGAGCAGTCCTCCAACCGCTACACGGTCCACGGCGACGTCACCGACTGGATCCAGGTGCCGGGTGAGGCCGCAAGCTACGACGATGACATCGACAACCCCGCCGGTGGCAACGCGGTCTGGTACTTCCTCGAGGACTCCGTCAACGGCTGGTACGACGCGCAGGTCGCCGCGGGGAAGACCCCCGCGGAGATCAACGAGTACCTGAGCCAGTTCGACGTCTGGGACCGTTACGACTACGACGGTGACGGCAACTTCGACGAGCCGGACGGCTACATCGACACCTTCCAGTCGGTCCACGCCGGCGAGGGCAACGAGGCCGGCGGCGGTGTCCTCGGCGACGCGGCCATCTGGAGCCACAGCTGGTACGCCTTCTACGGCGACATCGGCGTCACCGGCCCGGCGAACAACAAGCTCGGCGGGATCCAGATCGGCGACAGCGACATCTGGGTCGGCAAGTACACGATCCAGCCGGAGAACGGCGGCGTCGGCGTCTTCACGCACGAGTACGGCCACGACCTCGGCCTGCCAGACCTCTACGACACGTCCGGCGGCGAGAACGGCACTGGCTTCTGGACCCTCATGTCCTCGGGCTCGTGGATGGGCGACGGCACGGAGGACATCGGCTCGAAGTCGAGTCACATGGGCGCGTGGGAGAAGTTCCAGCTCGGCTGGCTCAACTACGAGGTGGCACGCGCAGGTGCGAGGTCGGCTCACAGGATGGGCCCGATGGAGTTCAACACCAGACAGGCGCAGGGGCTCTTCGTCGTCCTGCCGACGAAGGCGGTGACGGAGCAGATCGCCGAGCCCTATGCCGGTGAGAAGTTCTACTTCAGCGGCTCGGCGAACAACCTCAACAACAAGATGTACCGGACGTTCACGCTGCCGGCGGGCGCCTCGCTCTCCGCGATGGTCAACTACGGCATCGAGGAGGGCTACGACTACGCGAGCGTCATCGTCTCCACCGACGGGGGCACCACGTGGGCCACCGTGCCGACGAACCTGTCCAACTCGAGCGTGAAGGCCGGCGGCATCGACGGCTTCTCGGACGGGTGGGTCGAGCTCACCGCCGACCTGTCGGCCTACTCCGGCGACGTCCTGCTCGGCTTCGGCTACAACAGCGACGGCGGCGTCAACGAGGCCGGCTTCATGGTCGACGAGATCAACGTCACCGGCTCTCCGATCGACGGTGCCGAGGCGGATGCGGGCTGGACCTTCAACGGCTTCCGCATCACCACGGGCACCGAGTCGAAAGAGTACAGCCAGTACTACGTCGCCGAGTACCGCACCTACCGGGGCTACGACTCGACGCTGAAGACCGGCCCGTACTACTTCGGCTACCCGGACATGCCGGACTACGTCGACCACTTCGCCTACCAGGACGGCCTGCTCATCAACCTGTGGGACACGTCGCAGCCCGACAACAACGTCTCGGAACACCCGGGTCAGGGTCTGCTCCTGCCGATCGACGCCCACTACCAGGCGCTCTACCGGGTCGACAACGACGTCTGGCGTAACCGGATCCAGACGTACGACGCGACGTTCACCCTCGCGCCGACGGACGGCATCCCGAACATCCACCACGGCGGTGTCCTGTCGCCGGTGTCCAGCCTTCCGGCTGTCCCGGTGTTCGACGACCGCACGACGTACTACGACCCGGCCAACCCGGGGGGCAGTGTGATGAACCCCAACACGGGGACGCAGATCCGGATCGTGAAGATCAACCCGACCGGGTTCATGCAGGTCGAGGTCCGGCCCGCCAAGTAG
- a CDS encoding glycerol-3-phosphate dehydrogenase/oxidase yields the protein MTTPVRLDADYRSAAWRRLAGKHFDVLVVGGGITGAGVALDAATRGLATALVEQRDFASGTSSRSSKLFHGGLRYLEQMNFDLVREALRERDLTLKTIAPHLVRPVSFLYPLTGRGWERPYVTAGLTLYDSMGGTRSMPRHKQLTRSGALKLAPALKRESLTGGLLYYDAQTDDARHTLTTVRTAAAYGATVISSTRVTGLLRAGERVVGAVVEDVETGERQDVHASVVINCTGVWTDEIQEMAGSRGHFHVRASKGVHVVVARDRINSETGLILRTEKSVLFVIPWGTHWIIGTTDTDWELDRAHPAATRADIDYLLEHLNTVLKVPLTHDDIQGVYAGLRPLLSGDSALTAQLSREHAVARPQPGLISIAGGKYTTYRVMAQDAVDAAREDIGGDVSDSVTEFIPLSGAEGYVALVNQLDRLARKQQLPVWRVRHLLERYGSLVHELFALAEDDRSRYEPVPGAEEYLKAEIVYAATHEAALHLDDVLTRRTRISIETPHRGVDSARAVAELVAPALGWDTGRIEAEVAAYVARVEAERESQQELVDSEANAERLSAPDPRRIPASRQ from the coding sequence ATGACGACTCCGGTGCGCCTCGACGCGGACTACCGCTCGGCGGCCTGGAGGCGGCTGGCCGGCAAGCACTTCGACGTCCTCGTCGTCGGCGGTGGGATCACCGGGGCCGGTGTCGCGCTCGACGCAGCCACGAGAGGGCTCGCCACCGCCCTCGTCGAGCAGCGCGACTTCGCGTCGGGCACGTCGTCCCGCTCCTCCAAGCTCTTCCACGGGGGACTGCGCTATCTCGAACAGATGAACTTCGACCTCGTCCGCGAGGCCCTGAGGGAGCGCGACCTCACCCTCAAGACGATCGCACCGCACCTCGTCCGCCCGGTGTCGTTCCTCTACCCGCTCACCGGACGCGGGTGGGAACGGCCCTACGTCACCGCCGGACTCACCCTCTACGACTCGATGGGCGGCACGCGCTCGATGCCGCGGCACAAGCAGCTGACCCGCAGCGGCGCGCTGAAGCTGGCACCGGCCCTCAAGCGGGAGTCGCTGACCGGCGGGCTCCTCTACTACGACGCACAGACCGACGACGCCCGGCACACGCTCACGACGGTCCGCACCGCAGCCGCCTACGGGGCCACCGTCATCAGCTCCACCCGGGTGACGGGGCTCCTCCGGGCGGGTGAACGGGTCGTCGGCGCCGTCGTCGAGGACGTCGAGACGGGCGAGCGCCAGGACGTCCACGCGTCGGTCGTGATCAACTGCACCGGCGTCTGGACCGACGAGATCCAGGAGATGGCCGGCAGCCGTGGGCACTTCCACGTCCGCGCGTCGAAGGGGGTCCACGTGGTCGTGGCCCGCGACCGGATCAACTCGGAGACGGGCCTCATCCTGCGGACCGAGAAGTCGGTGCTCTTCGTCATCCCGTGGGGCACCCACTGGATCATCGGCACGACCGACACCGACTGGGAGCTCGACCGCGCCCACCCCGCGGCGACCCGCGCCGACATCGACTACCTCCTCGAGCACCTCAACACCGTCCTGAAGGTCCCCCTCACCCACGACGACATCCAAGGGGTCTACGCCGGTCTGCGTCCCCTCCTCTCCGGCGACTCCGCCCTCACCGCCCAGCTCTCGCGGGAGCACGCGGTGGCGCGCCCGCAGCCCGGCCTCATCTCGATCGCCGGCGGCAAGTACACGACGTACCGGGTCATGGCGCAGGACGCCGTCGACGCGGCCCGGGAGGACATCGGCGGCGACGTCAGCGACAGCGTCACCGAGTTCATCCCCCTCTCCGGCGCGGAGGGGTACGTCGCGCTCGTCAACCAGCTCGACCGGCTGGCCCGCAAACAACAGCTTCCCGTCTGGCGGGTCCGCCACCTGCTCGAGCGCTACGGCTCGCTCGTCCACGAGCTCTTCGCCCTGGCCGAGGACGACCGGAGCCGGTACGAGCCGGTCCCCGGCGCAGAGGAGTACCTCAAGGCCGAGATCGTCTATGCCGCGACGCACGAGGCCGCGCTCCACCTCGACGACGTCCTCACCCGGCGCACCCGGATCTCGATCGAGACCCCGCACCGGGGTGTCGACAGCGCCCGGGCCGTTGCCGAGCTCGTCGCGCCGGCGCTGGGCTGGGACACCGGCCGCATCGAGGCGGAGGTGGCCGCCTACGTCGCCCGGGTCGAGGCCGAGCGGGAGTCGCAGCAGGAGCTGGTGGACTCCGAGGCGAACGCCGAGCGGCTCAGCGCCCCCGACCCCCGCCGGATCCCGGCCAGCAGGCAGTAG
- a CDS encoding putative nucleotidyltransferase substrate binding domain-containing protein, with product MADVDIPEVTDFLAEHAPFAAVPREDLEQLGRRLTVRYARRGTHLMSVGKGNDEVFVVRSGAVQITDENGSLVARGGEGTGFGTTALGGRPSRFDVVAIEDSLLLVMASDVFTELADRQPVVRDFFSEQRAARLRHALVSFPQQDRHSAILQTRLRDLLRRAPITTTGETTIREAAELMAREQVSSLLVVDGERLTGIVTDRDLRTRVLAAGLETTRPVSAIMTPDPVTSSPDDLAMELVLQMTSRNIHHMPVVEGDRPLGMLTSTDLMRLERANPIHLVGDVAKAKDLDALVLLSQRLPRIIDQLVHEDATADGIGRIITAVGDAIEKRLLTMGEQLLGPAPVPYAWIVLGSQARLEQGPGSDQDNALVLADEVRPEQLAWFESLASFVGDGLVACGYPPCPGGIMASNPEWRRPLHEWKRMFARWINEPTPDAVLRSAIFFDLRLLHGERTLVEPLQAQVSATARQSGRFLAHLARNAARNEPPLGFFRGFVLERKGEHKDTVDLKRGGFHAIVEIARVQALSRGLPQVNTLARISAAAGAGALAAETAADLHDAFEFIRYVRLVHQARQLREGHEPDSFVSPDELSSFEKRHLRDAFHIVRSAQQTVVQSYPLGFVT from the coding sequence GTGGCCGATGTCGACATCCCGGAAGTCACCGACTTCCTCGCAGAGCACGCCCCGTTTGCGGCGGTCCCCCGCGAGGACCTGGAACAGCTCGGCCGGCGCCTCACGGTCCGCTACGCCCGCCGGGGCACGCACCTGATGAGCGTGGGCAAGGGGAACGACGAGGTCTTCGTCGTCCGCTCCGGCGCGGTGCAGATCACCGACGAGAACGGCTCCCTCGTGGCACGGGGCGGGGAGGGGACCGGCTTCGGGACGACCGCGCTCGGCGGACGGCCCTCCCGCTTCGACGTCGTCGCGATCGAGGACAGTCTCCTGCTCGTCATGGCGTCCGACGTCTTCACCGAGCTCGCCGACCGTCAGCCCGTCGTCCGGGACTTCTTCTCGGAGCAGCGAGCGGCGCGACTCAGGCACGCCTTGGTGTCCTTCCCTCAGCAGGACCGGCACAGCGCGATTCTCCAGACCCGACTGCGTGACCTGCTCCGTCGTGCGCCGATCACGACGACCGGCGAGACCACCATCCGCGAGGCTGCCGAGCTGATGGCCCGCGAGCAGGTCTCGTCGCTGCTCGTCGTCGACGGCGAGCGCCTGACCGGCATCGTCACCGACCGGGACCTGCGGACCCGGGTGCTGGCCGCCGGCCTCGAGACCACTCGGCCGGTCAGCGCCATCATGACACCGGACCCGGTGACCTCCTCCCCGGACGACCTGGCCATGGAGCTCGTCCTGCAGATGACGTCCCGCAACATCCACCACATGCCGGTGGTGGAGGGCGACCGGCCGCTCGGCATGCTGACGAGCACCGACCTCATGCGGCTCGAGCGCGCCAACCCGATCCACCTCGTCGGCGACGTGGCCAAGGCGAAGGACCTCGACGCACTGGTGCTCCTCAGCCAGCGGCTGCCCCGGATCATCGACCAGCTCGTCCACGAGGACGCCACCGCCGACGGCATCGGGCGCATCATCACCGCCGTGGGCGACGCCATCGAGAAGCGCCTCCTCACCATGGGCGAGCAGCTCCTCGGCCCCGCGCCGGTGCCCTACGCCTGGATCGTCCTCGGGTCCCAGGCGAGGCTCGAGCAGGGTCCCGGCAGCGACCAGGACAACGCACTCGTCCTCGCCGACGAGGTGCGGCCGGAGCAGCTCGCGTGGTTCGAGTCGCTCGCCTCGTTCGTCGGCGACGGGCTCGTCGCGTGCGGATACCCCCCGTGCCCCGGCGGCATCATGGCCAGCAACCCCGAGTGGCGCCGGCCCCTCCACGAGTGGAAGCGGATGTTCGCCCGGTGGATCAACGAGCCGACTCCGGACGCGGTCCTGCGGTCCGCGATCTTCTTCGACCTCCGGCTGCTCCACGGCGAACGCACTCTGGTGGAGCCGCTCCAGGCCCAGGTCTCCGCGACGGCTCGTCAGAGCGGACGGTTCCTCGCCCACCTGGCCCGCAACGCCGCGCGCAACGAGCCCCCGCTCGGCTTCTTCCGCGGCTTCGTCCTCGAGCGCAAGGGGGAGCACAAGGACACCGTCGACCTCAAGCGGGGCGGCTTCCACGCCATCGTCGAGATCGCGCGGGTCCAGGCGCTCTCGCGCGGCCTCCCCCAGGTCAACACGCTGGCTCGGATCAGCGCCGCCGCCGGGGCCGGAGCCCTCGCAGCCGAGACCGCGGCCGACCTCCACGACGCCTTCGAGTTCATCCGCTACGTCCGGCTCGTCCACCAGGCGCGCCAGCTCCGGGAGGGCCACGAGCCCGACAGCTTCGTCTCCCCTGACGAGCTGAGCAGCTTCGAGAAGCGCCACCTGAGGGACGCCTTCCACATCGTCCGGTCTGCTCAGCAGACCGTCGTGCAGAGCTATCCGCTCGGGTTCGTCACGTGA
- a CDS encoding exonuclease domain-containing protein, giving the protein MIRSLLGPERRRSRLAEQAPDGPVRELLTTPQPTAGTDVKDLRLLAVDLETTGLDPRTDHILTVGFVPVDGLVIDLSGATQLLCRAEGDVGQSAVVHGITDDALAGGLPLADVVDRVAAALRGRVLLAHHAVIEREFLAAACERTHGVPLPMEAVDTMQLQARVLGSQSGADLPPGALRLGTARAHLGLPRYAAHQALTDALACAELYLAQVARLSGGQPMSLKALQR; this is encoded by the coding sequence GTGATCCGGTCGCTCCTGGGGCCGGAGCGACGACGATCACGCCTGGCCGAGCAGGCCCCGGATGGACCCGTCCGCGAGCTGCTCACCACCCCCCAGCCGACCGCGGGCACCGACGTCAAGGACCTGCGGCTGCTCGCCGTCGACCTCGAGACGACCGGCCTGGACCCACGCACGGACCACATCCTCACCGTCGGCTTCGTCCCGGTCGACGGCCTCGTCATCGACCTGTCCGGCGCGACCCAGCTCCTCTGCCGGGCCGAGGGCGACGTCGGCCAGAGCGCCGTCGTGCACGGCATCACCGACGACGCCCTGGCGGGTGGCCTCCCCCTCGCGGACGTGGTCGACCGGGTGGCCGCCGCGCTGCGGGGACGGGTCCTGCTGGCCCACCATGCCGTCATCGAGCGGGAGTTCCTCGCGGCGGCGTGCGAGCGGACGCACGGCGTCCCGCTGCCCATGGAGGCGGTCGACACGATGCAGCTGCAGGCGCGGGTCCTCGGCAGCCAGAGCGGAGCCGACCTCCCCCCGGGAGCGCTGCGTCTCGGCACGGCCAGGGCCCATCTGGGACTACCCCGCTATGCGGCGCACCAGGCCCTCACCGACGCCTTGGCCTGCGCAGAGCTCTACCTCGCGCAGGTGGCCCGGCTCAGCGGCGGGCAACCGATGTCCCTCAAGGCGCTTCAGCGCTGA
- a CDS encoding Fpg/Nei family DNA glycosylase — translation MPEGDTVWRTAHRLDQALAGREVVESDLRWPTLATADLRGRRTLEVVSRGKHLLHRLEGGLTLHSHLRMEGQWRIEPTPRLKPGWRRSPHLRALLATADWTALGLRLGMLDLVETSREADLVGHLGPDLLGDDWHPDRAVDHLAACAVPIGEALLDQRNLAGLGTLWTAETLFALRLHPWADASTLGRPALEEVVDRAHRLIDAGRRDAVQSATGSLAKGETTYVHGRSGRPCRRCGTTVRVALIGPATRERTMFYCPSCQGGLGPTDDGRPQAPLGSETSRETSRETGRGRRGRGEAARQR, via the coding sequence GTGCCGGAGGGTGACACCGTGTGGCGCACCGCGCACCGGCTCGACCAGGCGCTCGCCGGGCGGGAGGTCGTCGAGTCCGACCTGCGCTGGCCCACGCTCGCGACGGCCGACCTCCGCGGACGTCGCACGCTCGAGGTGGTGAGCCGCGGCAAGCACCTCCTGCACCGGCTGGAGGGTGGGCTCACCCTCCACTCGCACCTGCGGATGGAGGGCCAGTGGCGGATCGAGCCGACCCCCCGCCTCAAGCCGGGCTGGCGTCGCTCTCCGCACCTGCGAGCCCTCCTCGCCACGGCCGACTGGACGGCGCTCGGGCTGCGGCTCGGCATGCTCGACCTCGTCGAGACCTCCCGGGAGGCAGACCTCGTCGGTCACCTCGGTCCGGACCTGCTCGGCGACGACTGGCACCCCGACCGCGCCGTCGACCATCTGGCCGCGTGCGCCGTGCCGATCGGCGAGGCCCTGCTCGACCAGCGCAACCTGGCCGGGCTCGGGACGCTGTGGACCGCCGAGACCCTCTTCGCGCTGCGCCTCCACCCGTGGGCGGACGCGTCCACCCTCGGCCGACCCGCGCTCGAGGAGGTCGTGGACCGGGCCCACCGGCTCATCGACGCCGGACGCCGGGACGCCGTCCAGTCGGCGACGGGATCACTGGCCAAGGGAGAGACCACCTACGTGCACGGCCGCAGCGGCCGCCCCTGCCGACGCTGCGGGACGACCGTGCGCGTCGCGCTCATCGGGCCGGCGACGCGGGAGCGGACGATGTTCTACTGCCCGTCCTGCCAAGGGGGTCTCGGCCCCACCGATGACGGACGGCCCCAGGCCCCGCTCGGCTCGGAGACGAGCCGGGAGACGAGCCGGGAAACCGGCCGGGGCCGACGGGGGCGGGGGGAGGCGGCGCGTCAGCGCTGA